In Deltaproteobacteria bacterium, a single window of DNA contains:
- a CDS encoding SDR family NAD(P)-dependent oxidoreductase — protein sequence MSQQHPIPSGFDATTTAREVIGERRLDGKTAIVTGGYAGIGVETTRVLAAAGAQVIVPARDIPKATKSIGALANVHIEQMDLAVPSTIDAFAQRLGNRPLHLLINNAGIMAAPLSRDSRGLESQLAVNHVGHFQLFTRLLPALRRAQGARVIALSSRGHVRSAFDFDDPNFERRPYEKMIAYGQSKTANILFAVEADRRFQAEGIRAFAVHPGAILETELARNYDPEEFKLVVERARRIGSFKSVEQGAATTIFCATSPLLDGIGGVYCENCDVASVKSDGDDGVRPYAIDPENAKRLWMWSERVVGI from the coding sequence GTGTCCCAACAACATCCCATCCCATCTGGCTTCGATGCGACGACGACCGCGCGTGAGGTGATTGGCGAGCGTCGCCTCGACGGCAAGACGGCGATTGTCACGGGCGGATACGCAGGCATCGGCGTGGAGACGACGCGCGTGCTGGCCGCGGCGGGCGCGCAGGTCATCGTGCCGGCGCGCGACATTCCGAAGGCCACGAAGTCCATCGGCGCGCTCGCGAATGTCCACATCGAGCAGATGGATCTCGCCGTGCCTTCCACGATTGACGCGTTCGCGCAGCGCCTGGGCAACCGCCCGCTGCACCTCCTCATCAATAATGCGGGCATCATGGCCGCGCCGCTGTCGCGCGATTCGCGCGGGCTCGAATCGCAGCTCGCAGTGAATCACGTGGGGCACTTCCAGCTCTTCACGCGGCTCTTGCCGGCGCTGCGGCGCGCCCAGGGCGCGCGGGTGATCGCGCTGTCTTCGCGCGGGCACGTGCGCTCGGCGTTCGACTTCGACGATCCCAACTTCGAGCGCCGGCCGTACGAGAAGATGATCGCGTACGGGCAATCGAAGACTGCGAACATCCTCTTTGCCGTCGAGGCAGACCGCCGCTTCCAGGCCGAGGGCATTCGCGCGTTCGCCGTTCACCCGGGCGCCATCCTCGAGACGGAGCTCGCGCGCAACTACGATCCCGAGGAGTTCAAGCTCGTCGTCGAGCGCGCGCGCCGCATCGGCAGCTTCAAGTCGGTCGAGCAGGGCGCGGCCACGACGATCTTCTGCGCAACCAGCCCGCTGCTCGATGGCATCGGCGGCGTGTACTGCGAGAACTGCGATGTCGCGAGCGTGAAGAGCGACGGCGACGATGGCGTGCGGCCGTATGCGATTGATCCCGAGAACGCGAAGCGCTTGTGGATGTGGAGCGAGCGCGTCGTCGGCATCTGA
- a CDS encoding spherulation-specific family 4 protein, with translation MPAYWDPSADPDDWATLTSTASQVPLIAIMNPNSGPGSGPDTQYSDAIDAINTAGGSVVGYVHTSYGARPTADVESEIDDYFAWYNVQGIFFDEMANDATSAHLSYYEEIATYVRSNHPGSTIIANPGASFDEAFETNAVADIFVDEEDVQTNVHAATQAPWEAGYPASTFAEMSLQTTGDVAEIAWLVANRHAGWFYATTLDYSPNPYSALPSDFAESVSSL, from the coding sequence GTGCCGGCCTACTGGGATCCCAGCGCAGACCCGGACGATTGGGCCACCCTGACCTCAACGGCGAGCCAGGTTCCGCTGATCGCAATCATGAATCCGAACAGCGGGCCCGGTTCCGGCCCCGATACTCAATATTCAGATGCGATCGACGCCATCAACACCGCCGGCGGCAGCGTGGTGGGCTACGTGCACACCAGCTATGGCGCGCGGCCGACTGCGGACGTCGAGTCGGAGATAGATGACTATTTCGCTTGGTACAATGTGCAAGGCATCTTCTTCGACGAGATGGCGAACGACGCGACGAGCGCGCACCTCTCGTACTACGAAGAGATCGCGACGTACGTTCGGAGCAACCATCCCGGGTCGACGATCATTGCCAATCCCGGCGCTTCGTTCGACGAGGCCTTTGAGACGAATGCCGTCGCGGACATCTTCGTGGACGAAGAGGACGTGCAGACCAACGTCCACGCGGCCACCCAGGCGCCGTGGGAGGCCGGCTACCCGGCCTCGACGTTTGCGGAGATGTCGCTGCAGACCACGGGTGATGTGGCCGAGATTGCGTGGCTGGTGGCCAATCGGCACGCGGGCTGGTTCTATGCGACCACGCTCGACTACAGCCCCAATCCGTACAGCGCGTTGCCGAGTGACTTTGCGGAGTCGGTGTCGTCGCTCTAA
- the rtcA gene encoding RNA 3'-phosphate cyclase produces the protein MALEPVRIDGQEGEGGGQVLRTALTLSLITGRPFELVNVRGKRKPPGLRPQHLACVKLAQTIGSATVQGDTVGSHHITFAPQAVRSGDFLFDVGTAGSVALLFQGVCFPLALAGGTSKLKLKGGTHVTHSPSIMDLALAWAPWMARLGFTFELELEAAGFYPEGGGEVTAVVKPAQPSKAFTCMGRGTLLEARVLSVVGGRPQVSAGELGARAARKLRAAGVLAEVETLPVRAIRSKGAAIYVVGKFEHGTSTFYELAEGKDPLAAADRVAKNFGGFMERGGAVDRHLGDQLLLPLAIAAAGLQGGTPTSGHYTTEAVTQHLLTHADVVQRFLDVRVAIRGELGEVGEVVVAPKLKLDE, from the coding sequence ATGGCGCTGGAGCCGGTGAGAATCGACGGCCAGGAAGGCGAGGGTGGCGGCCAGGTGCTCCGCACCGCGCTGACGCTGTCGCTGATCACCGGCCGGCCGTTCGAGCTGGTGAACGTGCGGGGCAAGCGCAAGCCGCCCGGGCTCCGGCCGCAGCACCTCGCGTGCGTGAAGCTCGCGCAGACCATCGGCTCGGCGACGGTGCAGGGCGACACGGTCGGCAGCCACCACATCACCTTCGCGCCGCAGGCCGTGCGCAGCGGCGACTTTCTCTTCGACGTCGGCACGGCCGGCTCCGTCGCGCTGCTCTTCCAGGGCGTGTGCTTTCCGCTCGCGCTCGCCGGCGGCACGTCGAAGCTCAAGCTCAAGGGCGGCACGCACGTCACGCACAGCCCGTCGATCATGGATCTGGCGCTCGCCTGGGCGCCGTGGATGGCCAGGCTGGGCTTCACCTTCGAGCTCGAGCTGGAGGCGGCGGGCTTCTATCCCGAGGGCGGCGGCGAGGTGACCGCGGTGGTGAAGCCCGCGCAGCCGTCGAAGGCGTTCACCTGCATGGGCCGCGGGACGCTGCTCGAGGCGCGCGTGCTCTCCGTCGTCGGCGGACGTCCCCAGGTTTCGGCCGGTGAGCTCGGCGCGCGCGCGGCCCGGAAGCTTCGCGCCGCGGGCGTGCTGGCCGAGGTGGAGACGCTCCCCGTTCGCGCCATTCGCAGCAAGGGCGCGGCGATCTACGTCGTCGGCAAGTTCGAGCACGGCACCTCCACGTTCTACGAGCTCGCCGAAGGCAAGGACCCGCTCGCCGCGGCAGATCGCGTGGCCAAGAACTTTGGTGGGTTCATGGAGCGCGGCGGCGCCGTGGACCGGCACCTCGGAGACCAGCTTCTGTTGCCGCTTGCCATTGCGGCGGCGGGATTGCAGGGCGGCACGCCGACCTCGGGCCACTACACGACCGAGGCCGTGACCCAGCACCTGCTCACGCACGCGGATGTCGTGCAGCGCTTCCTCGACGTGCGCGTGGCCATTCGTGGCGAGCTGGGCGAGGTCGGCGAGGTGGTGGTTGCGCCGAAGTTGAAGCTCGACGAATAA
- a CDS encoding aminopeptidase P family protein, giving the protein MRTAQLQGIGNAQRTTREVILEAAHGVRPYDTERAVAGRIEAALERAGVHHFLHTAYAWWGDRTRFAHFHTWEASALPTERRLQPGEAFILDVAPLVEGWPADFAYSGVAGDAEPPPVHAQLLKDLEQIKRDLVRWAREAPSGGDVCALVDSSMRANGREVVHTRYPAGVLGHSFEGFPNALGKMPRIGSGFQFPLVGNIALAIGAHHLLGKPYPFLNDGAPGKPQGLYAVEPHLAQGEVGAKFESVLLIDGDETRWLDPGLFGEVTP; this is encoded by the coding sequence ATGCGGACCGCGCAGCTTCAGGGAATCGGCAACGCCCAGCGGACCACCCGCGAGGTGATCCTCGAGGCAGCGCACGGCGTGCGGCCCTACGACACCGAGCGCGCCGTGGCCGGACGCATCGAGGCCGCGCTCGAGCGCGCAGGCGTGCACCACTTCCTGCACACCGCCTACGCGTGGTGGGGCGACCGGACCCGGTTCGCGCACTTTCACACCTGGGAAGCCAGCGCGCTCCCGACCGAGCGGCGGCTGCAGCCGGGCGAGGCGTTCATCCTCGACGTGGCGCCGCTGGTCGAGGGCTGGCCTGCGGACTTCGCCTACTCGGGCGTGGCCGGCGACGCCGAGCCGCCGCCGGTGCACGCCCAGCTCTTGAAGGACCTGGAGCAGATCAAGCGCGATCTGGTGCGCTGGGCCCGCGAGGCGCCGAGCGGCGGCGATGTCTGCGCGCTGGTCGATTCGTCGATGCGCGCGAATGGGCGCGAGGTGGTGCACACGCGCTACCCCGCTGGCGTGCTCGGGCACTCGTTCGAGGGCTTCCCAAACGCCCTCGGGAAGATGCCGCGCATCGGCAGCGGGTTTCAGTTCCCGCTGGTGGGCAACATCGCGCTGGCCATCGGCGCGCACCACCTGCTGGGCAAGCCGTACCCGTTCTTGAACGACGGCGCGCCCGGGAAGCCGCAGGGGCTGTACGCCGTCGAGCCGCACCTGGCGCAGGGCGAGGTCGGTGCAAAGTTCGAGTCGGTGCTGCTCATCGACGGCGACGAGACGCGCTGGCTCGACCCGGGCCTCTTCGGCGAGGTGACGCCGTGA
- the sppA gene encoding signal peptide peptidase SppA: MFRLAISLVVNLLLLLAWPIRGLMRALGRRRSALAVVLRVRGELPYLAPPRRRPWLFRLLSRREGKHPEEPTSLRDLERDLAALAERPEVKAVVLHLESFSGSGAALTALLKALEPLRKAGKKVTGYSRVATTGEYRLLAQLDRFELGPGGRLELAGYAAEVLSLRDALALAGVRPQFVRRGEFKTAPEMFTEASISPAQRKTLEAILDERTDALLQGITSGRNLTLDAAKAALDQGPYSARRAIDAKLVDGTSEPAAIEDALKAEHGKKLQMVPYGAFQGAWRRGRPAFRPLRRPKYLAVVPVRGVINVGEGRGGSGPTVAGSDSVVEALDEAVESSRAPAILLYIDSRGGSAVASELIHAAVHRANKKKPVIAYCDTVAASGGYMAAVGAREFWSAPESIVGSIGVFAGKLDVEGLLKQVRVGVDEIRRGAHAGLYSLLRGWTDEERAVMERDVEETYQDFLRIVASGRNMTTDAVHAVAEGRVFTGTKALQAKLVDGNCDFQEAIRKACTAGGLPFDAPLGWIDPSPAAPSPLELLRPAMQERLWMLDLSWLR, translated from the coding sequence ATGTTCCGCCTCGCGATCTCGCTGGTGGTCAACCTCCTGCTCCTGCTGGCCTGGCCCATTCGGGGGCTGATGCGGGCCCTGGGGCGGCGGCGATCGGCGCTGGCCGTGGTGCTCCGGGTGCGCGGCGAGCTGCCGTATCTGGCGCCCCCGCGGCGGCGGCCGTGGCTGTTCCGGTTGCTCTCCCGGCGCGAAGGCAAGCATCCCGAAGAGCCCACCAGCCTGCGCGATCTGGAGCGCGATCTCGCCGCCCTGGCCGAGCGGCCCGAGGTGAAGGCCGTGGTGCTGCACCTGGAGAGCTTCTCCGGCTCGGGCGCGGCGCTCACCGCGCTCTTGAAGGCGCTCGAGCCGCTTCGCAAGGCGGGCAAGAAGGTCACGGGCTACTCGCGCGTGGCGACCACGGGCGAGTACCGGCTCCTGGCGCAGCTCGATCGATTCGAACTCGGGCCGGGCGGGCGATTGGAGCTCGCGGGCTACGCCGCCGAGGTGCTGAGCCTTCGCGACGCGCTGGCGCTCGCGGGCGTGCGGCCCCAGTTCGTTCGGCGCGGCGAGTTCAAGACCGCGCCGGAGATGTTCACCGAGGCGTCGATCTCGCCGGCCCAGCGCAAGACGCTGGAAGCCATCCTCGACGAGCGGACCGACGCGCTCCTTCAAGGCATCACCTCGGGCCGCAATCTCACCCTGGACGCTGCGAAGGCCGCGCTCGATCAGGGCCCGTACAGCGCCCGCCGCGCCATCGACGCCAAGCTGGTGGACGGCACGTCGGAGCCGGCGGCCATCGAAGACGCGCTCAAGGCCGAGCACGGGAAGAAGCTGCAGATGGTGCCCTACGGCGCGTTCCAGGGCGCGTGGCGGCGCGGGCGCCCGGCGTTCCGACCCCTGCGGCGGCCGAAGTACCTGGCGGTGGTGCCCGTGCGAGGCGTCATCAACGTCGGCGAGGGCCGCGGCGGCAGCGGGCCAACCGTGGCCGGCAGCGACTCGGTGGTGGAGGCGCTCGACGAAGCCGTGGAGTCCAGCCGCGCGCCCGCGATCCTGCTCTACATCGACTCGCGCGGCGGCTCGGCCGTGGCCAGCGAGCTCATCCACGCAGCGGTGCATCGCGCGAACAAGAAGAAGCCCGTCATCGCCTACTGCGACACGGTGGCGGCGAGCGGCGGCTACATGGCCGCGGTGGGCGCGCGCGAATTCTGGTCGGCGCCCGAGTCGATCGTGGGATCGATTGGCGTGTTCGCCGGCAAGCTCGACGTCGAGGGCTTGTTGAAGCAGGTGCGCGTGGGCGTCGACGAGATCCGCCGCGGCGCGCACGCGGGCCTGTACTCGCTCCTGCGCGGCTGGACCGACGAGGAGCGCGCGGTCATGGAGCGCGACGTCGAGGAGACCTACCAGGACTTCCTGCGCATCGTGGCTTCGGGCCGCAACATGACCACGGATGCCGTGCATGCCGTGGCCGAGGGCCGCGTCTTCACCGGCACCAAGGCGCTGCAGGCCAAGCTCGTCGACGGCAACTGCGACTTCCAGGAGGCGATCCGCAAGGCGTGCACCGCCGGGGGATTGCCATTCGACGCGCCGCTGGGCTGGATCGATCCCTCGCCCGCTGCGCCGAGCCCCCTGGAGCTGCTGCGGCCGGCGATGCAAGAGCGGCTGTGGATGCTGGACCTCAGCTGGCTGCGCTGA